The segment GACCAAATAATTCTTCATTAGCTAACAAGTATGAATTAGCATTTGTATGTTTGTTGGAAGGTGCATCGAAGTTCCAGGAAGGTTGTTCATGTAATCTTCTTTGCAAATGGCAAATGTTGTTCTGCTGCCTTTCTGGAAGTTCCAGGAAGTTTGTTTGTGCAATCTTCTTGGCAAATGCTGTTCTGCTGCCTTTCTGGGAGTTCCAGGGAGGTTGTTCATGCAATCTTCTATCGCAGATGCTTTTCTGCTGCCTTTCTGGAAGTTCCAGGAAGTTTGTTCATGCAATCTTCTTTGCAGAGGCTGTTCTGCTTCCTTCCTGGAAGTTCCAGGGAGGTTGTTCATGCAATCTTCTCGGCAAATGTTGTTCTGCTGCCTTTCTGGAAGTTCCAGGATGTTTGTTTTTGCAATCTTCTTTCGCAGATGCTATTCTGCTGCCTTTCtggttgttatttttctttttccttccagCAAgtcacaacaacaataacaacaacaaaaacacaaaaacgtTACCcgttagagaatatatatatatatatatattttcacagctGTTCCAACGAGAAAATGTAAAACTTATTTATCACAATCATCATCTTCCCGTAGGGGATAGTAcgttcagtgcacctcacacagcgtatttgtaggcattactcaaggctcTTTGGCAGTGTCTCTTTGACccttagctgcgacccctttcgttcttttactgtacctcctttcatattgtcttcttccatcttactttccagccgcTCCTAACAGTTTGTTTCTTCTTTAAAGCCTTTTTCTCGCAATTTAccctatcagcgctgaatgacttcatagggcccagcgcctggcctttggcctaatatCTATATTTCGTTCCATTCCACCCTCATCACCTTAAGTAAACAACTATATTTACCATCGGCTTCCACTCAAATTTGAGGTcgtattattatttgtgaagCTTCTAGATTCATATGGACCCCATTTATTCAAATACTTGTCACACCAAATGGAGAATTTATTTACGAATATCTGATATccaaaattatgtttatttttttattttttttttatttttttttgtgtggtggcGTGGGTGGTGGTGGAGCGGGTATTATGTGCATCAAAGCACATCTAACTGAGATGTTGTTGGAAGGATAAGTTACTTTGTTGATGGTTTGCTCACCATTCTTCTTAAAATAATGTAGCTTatttaggaataaaaataaatctagaaTAATTATTTACACATCAGGCGAGTAATTTATATTCTCAGAGCGACAGCGTTAAACTGCAAATCCTCTgttatataaagaatatttttctaattgcatattttttatatttacaataaaaaattcaaatcagtCTTTGTTCATTAGGTGATAGACATAAAACCAAAgctttttatgattatatatcgTTAAATATGTTGAACGATAATGAAACTGATATAAATTTCCATGGTCACATTGTAGTAAGGTATAAATGAATTCGCTCAAggccatattttctttttccatgcaGTTCTGAAAATTATCGCAAGGGTACCAAGAAATTTTAAGTTTGTGTGATTCATTAAAATCTCTATTTTCATTTGGTGTATACTAATATTGCACGAAACcggtttttagtatttatttatttatttattcattttgtctaggttaggttgggttagtttAGCTTAGTCCCAAGATTGGTAATTTTGGTGTgataaacataatgagattattgttCCGGAATATACTTCTGGGAGCATTTATATTTAGCTCCATATTGCTGTGAGGTAAATAAGCTTATCTGGACTAAGAACATAATATTTAATTGCGTAaccttaaaattagttttcattaaaaagatCCTAATCATACCCCTTTGCTCATTATGATAATGTTCCTTTTCCTATAGGACAAAATAAGATTATCTTTTATGTAACGTAGCATGTAATATCCATATCTAACAATCACGAAGGTTCCTCTTACGTTGACATATCatattgaaaataagaaaatacatacCGTCACCTCATTCAATACTGTcgtaaaaattttataattaacaatagcggaacaaaaaaaattatttcaacaatAAGATACTATACCACTCACCCCCAGACTTCAAATCTCAtattcaaatgacaaaattttgcAACGAAGAAAATGTCTAAAGTGGAGTACTATACACGTTTCTCAAAAGGTGTATTGAAGAAGCTTTATGTATAAGCGCAGCTTCATTATTATTGCAATACAGTACTTCCAATATATTATGCTTCAATAAGAATATTTGATAAAAACCATATTAGTTAAACTGGCACCACATGGCGCATCTGCTAGTTTTGTCACAGTcgagatttttcaatttggggaaATTTCTTCCACTCACGAGGGAGAGGCAGTTGGAATTTGGGTCCTCGATGTAATCCCATAGTAGCGAATTGGTATCGGGAAGGCTTCCACCGTCCACCCACTCGAATTCCACTGAGGAGTTGGGCCGCCATCCGCCCACCCAACGTTCTTGCCTCTGGGTCTGTGTGAAAAGCAAAAGTAGTGAACCTCTTGTAGATCTGAAGTCGGGCAGCCTATCGTCAGAAAAttctgttttaaacaaatgtaagAAAATAGTGACACCTTTTGTGTTCCTGTGTCCTTCGAAAACACACACGTTTAGAGTAGGGCTTTAATTTCCAGCGATAGTAGGGCTAACAGAGTTCATGGATATTAGGATGGAGATTTTCGTGATCCCTGCCTTTACCATTACAactctatgctatatatataatctatatatatatatatgtatatatatatatatatatacatatatatatatatatatatatatatatatatatatatatatatatatatatatatatatatagaatgagtgaatcacgaaaatatgtaacataataattatatatataaagataaaatccaAAAAGGGAAGTAAAAACAATGGAGTCCAAGGCTTTCGACTTATCATAAACGTATCATAAACCCCATTTACTTGTTTATGCAAATCCCTCATGGTGAGTGAGAAGACAGGATGGCCAAAGAACTAAGTGTCCTTACCGCTCTCATGTGACCCATAACCAGGATCAAGTTCTTGAGATGCCTGAAGGAGGCCAAATCTCCATCGTAAGATAAACAGTGCTGCCTGGCCGCCTCCCAGGTGCAGTAAGTAGTGATATCGTACGTGGGTGAATACAGACACAAGCCTGCAATAAGGCTGTATGGAGGTGGACAAATATCTGGAAATAAGGAACTAAGTTAAATTCTCCTTTTGTAATGCTAATCgtaaaaaaacaaatgcatattatcaattatattttattaaaatgacaTCAGAGGTCAGCAGAGTTTAATTATTGGCCAGCTACCTTgccgtaataagtggtacgaacaccaacctgaaggcgaaatagaaaacgatcaggcaatgatcctttgggactatggtatcagaatagatagggtgatacgtgcaaatagaccagacgtgacgttgattgacaaaatcaagaagaaagtatcactcattgatgtcgcaataccatgggacaccagagttgaagacaaagaaaaggaaagaattggtaagtatcaagaactgacaatagaaataagaaggatatgggatatgccagtggaaattatacccataatcataagaacactaggcacgatcacaagatccctgaaaaggaatatggaaaaactagaggatgaagtagctccaggactcatgcagaagactgtgatcgtagaaacggcgcacatagtaagaaaagtgaaggactcctaaggaggcaggatgcaacccggaaccccacactataaataccacccagtcgaactggagactgtgatagacatatatatatatatatatatatatatatatataatatatatatatatatatatatatatatatatatatatatatatatatatatatatatatatatatatattatatatatatatatatatatatatatatatatatatatataatatatatatatatatatataaatatatatatatatatatatatatatatatatatatatatattatatatatatatatatatatatatatatatatatatatatatatatattatatatatatatatatatatatatatattatatatatatatatatatatatatatatatatatatatatatatatataatatatatatatacatatatatatataacaacaaaaacaacaaaaataataataataataatgataataataataataataataataataataataataataataataataataataataataataatagcaccgcAGTATTTTCGAGTAACGCAATTAGTAAATTTAGGATTgaggaatttctttttttttgtggggtgtggTGGAGAAActggttgttattgttattagggAATACAAAGTTGTTGAGCCGTTGAAGTTTactaataacaaataaatctTGCACACTGAACGACAAATCCTACTTCATTCACGGTCAAATATGGTCCATTTAGttcattgcaaaatatttttcttacacATAAATAGCGCGTCCGGATAAGGAAAGGACTTAGTGCTCTCAGGCTTAAAATACTCACGTCTCCCCGTCCGACTAGACGTTGGCGATTTCTTGATTCTGTCCCAAGTTTCATCTAATTTTTTCTCGTCTATCGCGTACCCTTCTCCAGCGACGGTAATAACAAACAGTGTCATTGCCAATGTACAAAGGACGGTGAGTGTACGGAAGATCATTTTGCCTCTTTCTGATACTTCAATGGGGCCCGCAAAAACGATCGTGTCTGTTTATATTCTTGTGTATGAGGGCTATTTACATAATTACTGAACATACGGAGTAAGGACAATGGCATGGCTGAAattatctttttccattttccatttttttttttttttacttttctagaTGGGCATAACGGTCCTCCACAAGCTGAATCTCCTAACAGTTCGTCACGTCCTTCTCCTAGTCAGCTATACGAGAGACTAAGCAATGCCTGCAGCTTATGTGTCTACATAAAGGTCCACTTATCAGTGGAGGTGTTCATTTTCCTTCTGTTCTTCGACTGTTCTCAAAAAACATGGTTTAGAATGAGCTTATCGCCAAACCCATGTCAGTAATAAAATTGATGTCAAATTTATGAGATAAGTCTCCCATTGAAAGTACATCTTTCTTACTATACAGTATTAAACTTATCTTTCAGCAGATAGTTGAATGTTACCATATAATAGCACGAACAATCATTGCCGATTTGCACCAGAATTTCACTTATATCTCACAGAAGTATAGCTATGGCAATGTTTCCACACATTTTTGCCGAGTAGTTTCATACAAGATTAACCACTTAATTAAAATGGATCATATGTCTTGTTTGGAGGGAcgagaacacacaaacacattctgACTTTTAGTACTTTTCGAAAACACTTTTATTGCTTAAAGTTCATCTTTCCATTCTTTCAAGTCCCTGACTTTTAATGTCTTTGGAAAAcacttttattgcttttattaatcTTACCATTTGGTTAAGCCCCTCTATTAGGGCAATATcattgtgatgttttttttagttttactgtTTATAATTAATCTTTCCATTTGTTTAAGTCCATCTTATAGGGCAATGCCCTCCTGACTTTTAATGTCTTTAGAAAACACCTTTATTGCTTTTAGTTAATCTTCACTTTTGGTTAAGCCCCGCTTTTAGGGCAATATCATTGTgacgtttttttttagtttaattgttTATAGTTAATCTTTCCATTTGTTTAAATCCCCCTTTTGGGGCAATGCCACTGTGACTCTTCGTACTTTTGGCaaacactttttttgtttttagttaattttatcatACGTTTAAGTCCCTCTTTCAGGGCAATGCCATTTCAacttttactgtttttgtttttcaactttttaCTCCTTATAGCCCATCTTTCCTTTTTAGTTAAGTGCCTCTTTTAAGTAAATGCCATTCTGATATCAATTGCTTATGGTaaactattttattctttttgtcttAATCCCGCAATTTATGGCAACTtcattcaatttaatttatttagtgctatttttttcaagtttccatTAAGTAACTTCTAGGAAAAAAATAGTTAAGCTTCGTAAGGGGTGATTTTTGAAgccattcatgaaaaaaaagaagagaaaattttcaagatttattttacCACTGAAGGAAGTTGTTCTTAACACATTTGTGCAAACAAGTAAATGGGGTTTACGATAAATTTATGATAATTCGAAAAGCTTGGCAGCGGTACTCCATTTATTTCACTTCCCTTCTtgcattttgtctttattttcatatatttattatgttacatatattcatgattcactcatatatataatatatatatatatatatatatataatattatatatatatatatatatatatatatctatatatatatatatatatacatatatatattatatatatatatatatatatatatatatatatatatatatatatatataatatatcatatatatatatataaaaaaatatataatatatatagatatatatatatatatatatatgcatcttattccctaaactacacaaactgggaactcttacctgttgccaatggtgccctgtctgtaagatgtcacgaggcttattaagactgcgtaaatataaaaatattatttatttcccaaagcaattggttataacaaagaacaaaatgattaacaagtcataatggcataaacacccaaatctacccataaagaaagcagtaagataacattctaccctcctgactaaggttacactctcaaaccccaaaacgtcatattgtctagtattagtcagttagagaatcccgtttctaatcaaccatggaatcggaccaatcttttcgatgggcgttttctcccgacaatCGGAACAACCACTTGttatctcttttgcacaaagaatgcgtcttccacaagtaccctgaaccagtaaacctgtaatacgcgtacaaacgaatgcacatgcctcgcaaacggggaacgacctccgagacaagttgcttgttcagcaaatacctttttctccaatgtgaactttgcagcgtaccaccccttgtctctaggcgagtagagctatgtgactttattattatataaaacactttaaacatattattagccattccccctcttttcacctcttaagatatatatatatatatatatatatatatatatatatatatatatatatatatatatatatatatatgaataacttgatcacgaagtatataaaacgtgatgctatgtataaataaaggttttttgccacaaaggaaaaaattaaacaaccgagatagccaagtacttttggtcctattcggaccctttactgaggcaaactgattttacaaagaacaacacagtcaaaagaaggcttaatatacaaactgacactaccagattagccataagggcgattttcactctacagaaaggaggggttgccagaggctagccacaccttgaaggatacccgcagtaagcaagtgattcttccagaaaacagtacattttgaaaaacacaggagcatatacaatttaatatcatgaatttttacacaaattttcccaacaaaaattattattaatgaaaagacgaaagaaaatataaatatatatatatcgagcaagagaaagagggagagagaatatcgaaccaaccagagagagagagagagagagagagagagagagagagagagagagagaaagaaataataactatatacatgtgggactaatttattagttgttcatttattttgaggtccttcatatatatcttacaaatatatgggtccaaataaaacattcccagactaagatttaggttgtttttattagtgatttgtataattgccgattccagtaaatttcttgaaacataatcattagatctagcaattacaagggtatcaccccaattaatacaatgagatttttcactcagatggataaacagtgcatttgaagtctgggctgttctaactgaatacatatgctgcttaatccgaacacataaatttttactagactgaccaacgtaaaacgatgggcaatccttagaaaggaattttgtaaattatgttgttatttgttacgggactattcttaattagcatatctttaattatattgttataagagaacactacattaacattaaacgatttaaatattgattttatggtttcaaatccacgaaaataagttaagctaaatacatttttaggcatttctttttcattaatagcaacattataaaactttttgtgagctttttgataacataaatcaattaaatgaggtaggtagcagagatcgtttcctatcttttttatgtattctatttcttggtccagatatatTGGACTCTTGATACGCAAAGCGCATacgaacatagaaaaaaaattgaaattttaatattaagatggtggccaaaataaaaatgtacatatgctaaattatttgtgggttttctataaatactgaatttgcattggaaagattctctatgtaataatgcatctaggaaagggatgacattgttattttcaatttcaacagtgaattttatggatggcactaaattattcaatttagacagtaaatcatttacatcgataccaccaggtaagactactaaaatatcatcgacatatcggtaccattttaaagggataagtgtgatattcgggaggtgttctctaaaaaaattccatatataagtttgtaaggagaggtgataaagggttacccatggccataccaaatatttgttggtaatattctccattaaaaataaatctgcaatcacaaatacataacttaattaaggaaattatgtgactaacggacatatgcaattcatgcagtacaagttcattacttaaatattctagcacagagtcaatagggacttttgcaaacaaagaacatacatcaaaactgacaaaaatatcgctagggtttagtacaatgttatttaatttttccacaagatcaagagaattccggatgtgtgaattagatacagttcctagtagcggggataacagtttagtaagatatttagatagtttataagcaattgatcctacagtactaataattgggcgcaaaggtttgttttccttatgagttttgactaggccatataaataaggtaatgagggacactttacagttaactgacacaaaagttcttttttatctttgagaatttgtttgatatcgatattaaagttttttattacttagtccaacggattttttgcgagttttttgtaagttatttcatcctgtAGTAAAGTATGCaagcgtgatatgtagtcagttttgtcaagaaccactaaactatgggatttatcagccttggtaatgtgtaagctattatcattcttcaattcttttaaactttttctgtagcgagcggggaagttattttcatggtaggcatgcgtagcactatatgtcatgcctttgataatgtctaaatgattttgtggtaggtcacagtatttttcaaacttatatagagatttcgctattgataaagctgagggtttgttacaaatgaagaaagacagcccaaagcctaatgcgcgtaCTGCATTATGATAATGCAGTACGCGCATTAggcttatttgtttgctcgataaattcaccgcacaatcacttctagcattattggtctaatcactgtcgttgataaggttgtttaattttctgtccagttttctaatcaaagtgtctgtagttctatgaagttttccatatatttcttgccttaatgcgtgtttccaatcagcgggaatcgagtagttgaagttacgtcgggctttttcagttctttaaatttccctttttcctccattttcgcggcagcaatgtgacgttttaatatgattgatgaaaattcattaaaaggatgttgatcgtatcttcttatgcggtatggtagcaatgatttgggtaacacttgttccgccaggcattttttcaggaatttcagttgaattctggtagagtgcgctgcttgtaaagacttggagaaagaggtgacgaaacagctcagcagtgggaacaggaaagcaaaagtaaacgtggccctcatgatgaataacttgatcacgaagtatataaaatgtgatgctatgtataaataaaggctttttcccacgaaggaaaaaattaaacaagcgagatagccaagtactttcggtcctattcgaacCCTTtgctgaggcaaactgattttacaaagaacaacacagtcaaaagaaggtttaatatacaaattgacactaccagattagccatgagcgcgattttcactctacagaaaggaggagtcgccggaattctcttgatcttgtggaaaaattaaataacattgtactaaaccctagcaatatttttgtaagttttgatgtatgttctttgtttacaaaagtccccattgactctgtgctagaatattcaagtaatgaacttgtactgcatgaattgcctatgtccgttagtcacataatttccttaattaagttatgtatttgtgattgcagatttatttttaatggagaatattaccaacaaatatttggtatggccatgggtaacccttta is part of the Macrobrachium nipponense isolate FS-2020 chromosome 15, ASM1510439v2, whole genome shotgun sequence genome and harbors:
- the LOC135195095 gene encoding C-type lectin domain-containing protein 180-like; translation: MIFRTLTVLCTLAMTLFVITVAGEGYAIDEKKLDETWDRIKKSPTSSRTGRHICPPPYSLIAGLCLYSPTYDITTYCTWEAARQHCLSYDGDLASFRHLKNLILVMGHMRATQRQERWVGGWRPNSSVEFEWVDGGSLPDTNSLLWDYIEDPNSNCLSLVSGRNFPKLKNLDCDKTSRCAMWCQFN